A single region of the Solwaraspora sp. WMMD791 genome encodes:
- a CDS encoding exo-alpha-sialidase, translated as MGTPGTRVLLAVGTAKGLFLATSDDDRRSWQVTGPHLPMTAVYAVAVDTRRAVPRLLASVTNSHFGPSVSVSDDLGRTWSEPPQPPVAFPADTATALDRVWQLVPASPAEPDVVYAGSQPSALFRSTDGGVTFELVRQLWDHPHRSQWGAGFGGQAIHTVLPDPRDPATVLVAMSTGGVYRTGDAGASWAPGNTGIRAYFLPDEWPEFGQCVHKVARDAVDPDRLYAQNHHGVYRSDDAGATWSSIADGLPSDFGFPIAAHPHRSGVIYTFPLTADAQRFPVDHRCRVFRSADAGASWQPLTAGLPEHPYYPVVLRDALTTDDAPTAGVYFGSRSGDVFASRDEGDSWRAVATALPDVLCVRAAVV; from the coding sequence ATGGGGACACCAGGTACGCGAGTGCTGCTCGCCGTCGGCACGGCGAAGGGCCTGTTCCTCGCCACCAGCGACGACGACCGGCGTAGTTGGCAGGTGACCGGCCCGCACCTGCCGATGACCGCCGTGTACGCCGTCGCGGTCGACACCCGTCGGGCGGTGCCCCGGCTGCTCGCCTCGGTCACCAACTCCCATTTCGGGCCGAGCGTGAGCGTCAGCGACGACCTGGGGCGCACCTGGTCGGAGCCTCCGCAGCCGCCGGTGGCGTTCCCCGCCGACACCGCGACCGCCCTGGACCGGGTCTGGCAGCTGGTGCCGGCGTCACCGGCCGAGCCCGACGTGGTGTACGCCGGCAGCCAGCCGTCGGCGCTGTTCCGGTCGACCGACGGCGGGGTCACCTTCGAGCTGGTCCGACAGCTGTGGGACCACCCGCACCGGTCCCAGTGGGGTGCCGGGTTCGGTGGTCAGGCGATCCACACGGTCCTGCCCGACCCCCGCGACCCGGCCACCGTGCTGGTCGCCATGTCGACCGGCGGTGTCTACCGCACCGGCGACGCTGGGGCGAGCTGGGCACCGGGCAACACCGGCATCCGGGCCTACTTCCTGCCCGACGAGTGGCCCGAGTTCGGTCAGTGCGTGCACAAGGTGGCCCGCGACGCCGTCGACCCGGACCGGCTGTACGCGCAGAACCACCACGGCGTCTACCGCTCGGACGACGCCGGGGCCACCTGGTCGTCGATCGCCGACGGGCTGCCCAGCGACTTCGGCTTCCCGATCGCCGCACACCCGCACCGGTCCGGGGTGATCTACACCTTCCCGTTGACCGCCGACGCGCAGCGGTTCCCGGTCGACCACCGCTGTCGGGTGTTCCGGTCCGCCGACGCCGGCGCGAGTTGGCAACCGTTGACGGCGGGCCTGCCGGAGCATCCCTACTACCCGGTGGTGCTGCGGGACGCGTTGACCACTGACGACGCGCCGACCGCCGGGGTCTACTTCGGCTCCCGCAGCGGCGACGTCTTCGCCAGCCGGGACGAGGGCGACTCGTGGCGGGCCGTCGCCACCGCCCTGCCCGACGTGCTCTGCGTCCGCGCGGCGGTGGTCTGA
- a CDS encoding MoaD/ThiS family protein, translating to MVTLLLPGALRADSDGQARLAVAACGTLRAVLDEVTERWPRLARRIRDEQGQIRRYVNVYVDGADHRHSGGLDTPVPDGAQVQVIPSVAGG from the coding sequence GTGGTTACCCTGCTGCTGCCGGGGGCGCTGCGGGCCGACAGCGACGGCCAGGCGCGGCTGGCCGTAGCGGCCTGCGGCACCCTGCGCGCGGTCCTCGACGAGGTGACCGAGCGCTGGCCGCGCCTGGCCCGCCGGATCCGCGACGAGCAGGGCCAGATCCGCCGGTACGTCAACGTCTACGTCGACGGCGCCGACCACCGGCACAGTGGCGGTCTGGACACCCCGGTCCCGGACGGCGCCCAGGTGCAGGTGATCCCGTCGGTCGCCGGCGGCTGA
- the metH gene encoding methionine synthase, with protein sequence MVQLSHVSDSERALRELLSQRIAVLDGAWGTMLQGARLTPEDYRGDRFTDHPRDVTGDPDLLNLTRPDVILDVHRQYLAAGADITTTNTFTATSIAQADYGLEAYVPEMNLRGAQLARQAADEFGGRFVAGSVGPLNVTLSLSPRVEDPAYRAVTFDQVKATYAEQMVALAEGGVDLLLIETIFDTLNAKAAIAAAREAVPQLPLWISVTIVDLSGRTLSGQTVEAFWRSVEHARPLVVGVNCSLGAEEMRPHVAELTRLAGTFTACHPNAGLPNAFGGYDQTPTETGALLADFAGAGMVNLVGGCCGTTPEHIAQIAKAVAGAPPRVVPQPERTSRFSGLEPFEIGPDTGFVMIGERTNVTGSAKFRRLIEAGDFQAAVDVALDQVRGGANLLDVNMDADLLDSEQAMVTFLNLIATEPEVARIPIMIDSSRWSVLEAGLKCVQGKAVVNSISLKEGEEVFLDQARKIRGYGAGVVVMAFDEQGQADTTQRKVDICARAYDLLTGEAGFDPTDIIFDPNVLAVATGISEHNGYAKAFIDALPLIKQRCPGARTSGGISNLSFSFRGNDVVREAMHSAFLLHAVRAGLDMGIVNAGQLAVYQDIPADLLELVEDVLFDRRPDATDRLVSFAGTVSGSGTKRAVDLSWRDAPVAARLSHALVHGIVDFIESDTEEARQQAARPLDVIEGPLMDGMKVVGDLFGSGKMFLPQVVKSARVMKRSVAYLEPYLEAEKEQARQDATAAGTEFDPSGERGPGTVVLATVKGDVHDIGKNIVGVVLGCNNYRVIDLGVMVPAAKILDTAIAENADAIGLSGLITPSLDEMVTVAGEMQRRGLKLPLLIGGATTSRQHTAVRIAPAYEGVTVHVLDASRVVGVVSDLLSADRAEQFDTDNRAEQERLREQHTNRRQPLLTLAQARANRETVSFTDLPVPAFTGVRYVEPTLDELRPMIDWQFLFLAWELKGKYPAILEQPVARELFDDANTMLDQIIADGSLRAHGAYGFWPAHSDGDDLVLAADSGQSVRLPMLRQQTTKPAGRPNRCLADYVAPAGDHLGGFAVAVHGAEELAAGYEAAQDDYRAIMVKALADRLAEAFAEHLHLRARRDWYEPDADPDVADLHAERFRGIRPALGYPASPDHSEKWQLFDLLDAGRAGIALTESGAMTPAAAVSGLLFAHPASRYFTVGRIGRDQAEDYATRRGVPLAEVERWLRPNLGYETD encoded by the coding sequence GTGGTCCAGTTGTCACACGTCAGCGACAGTGAGCGGGCGCTCCGGGAGTTGCTCAGCCAGCGGATCGCGGTGCTCGACGGGGCGTGGGGCACCATGCTGCAGGGTGCCCGGCTCACCCCGGAGGACTACCGCGGGGACCGGTTCACCGATCATCCGCGCGACGTCACCGGTGACCCGGACCTGCTGAACCTGACCCGGCCGGACGTGATCCTCGACGTGCACCGGCAGTACCTGGCCGCCGGGGCGGACATCACCACCACCAACACGTTCACCGCGACGAGCATCGCCCAGGCCGACTACGGCCTGGAGGCGTACGTGCCGGAGATGAACCTGCGCGGCGCGCAGCTGGCCCGCCAGGCCGCCGACGAGTTCGGCGGCCGGTTCGTGGCCGGCTCGGTCGGCCCGCTCAACGTCACCCTGTCGCTGTCGCCCCGGGTGGAGGATCCGGCCTACCGGGCGGTCACCTTCGACCAGGTGAAGGCGACGTACGCCGAGCAGATGGTGGCGCTCGCCGAGGGCGGCGTCGACCTGCTGCTGATCGAGACGATCTTCGACACGCTCAATGCCAAGGCGGCGATCGCGGCGGCCCGCGAGGCCGTCCCGCAGCTGCCGCTGTGGATCTCCGTCACCATCGTCGACCTTTCCGGACGGACCCTGTCCGGGCAGACCGTCGAGGCGTTCTGGCGCTCGGTCGAGCACGCCCGGCCGTTGGTCGTCGGGGTGAACTGCTCGCTCGGTGCGGAGGAGATGCGCCCGCACGTCGCCGAGCTGACCCGGCTGGCCGGCACCTTCACCGCCTGCCACCCCAACGCGGGGCTGCCGAACGCCTTCGGCGGATACGACCAGACGCCGACCGAGACCGGCGCGCTGCTGGCGGACTTCGCCGGCGCCGGCATGGTCAACCTCGTCGGCGGCTGCTGCGGCACCACTCCGGAGCACATCGCGCAGATCGCCAAGGCCGTCGCCGGGGCACCGCCCCGGGTCGTGCCGCAGCCGGAGCGGACCAGCCGGTTCAGCGGTCTGGAGCCGTTCGAGATCGGACCGGACACCGGGTTCGTGATGATCGGCGAGCGGACCAACGTGACCGGGTCGGCGAAGTTCCGCCGGCTGATCGAGGCCGGCGACTTCCAGGCCGCCGTGGACGTGGCGCTCGACCAGGTCCGGGGCGGGGCGAACCTGCTCGACGTGAACATGGACGCCGACCTGCTCGACAGTGAGCAGGCGATGGTCACCTTCCTCAACCTGATCGCCACCGAGCCGGAGGTGGCCCGGATCCCGATCATGATCGACAGCTCGCGGTGGAGCGTGCTGGAGGCCGGCCTCAAGTGCGTACAGGGCAAGGCCGTGGTCAACTCGATCAGCCTCAAGGAGGGCGAGGAGGTCTTCCTCGACCAGGCCCGCAAGATCCGCGGGTACGGGGCCGGCGTGGTGGTGATGGCCTTCGACGAGCAGGGCCAGGCCGACACCACGCAGCGCAAGGTCGACATCTGCGCCCGCGCGTACGACCTGCTGACCGGAGAGGCCGGTTTCGACCCGACCGACATCATCTTCGACCCGAACGTGCTGGCCGTCGCCACCGGGATCAGCGAACACAACGGGTACGCCAAGGCGTTCATCGACGCGCTGCCGCTGATCAAGCAGCGCTGCCCGGGTGCCCGCACCAGCGGCGGCATCTCCAACCTGTCGTTCTCGTTCCGGGGCAACGACGTGGTCCGCGAGGCGATGCACTCGGCGTTCCTGCTGCACGCGGTGCGGGCGGGGCTGGACATGGGCATCGTCAACGCCGGCCAGCTCGCCGTCTACCAGGACATCCCGGCCGACCTGCTGGAGCTGGTCGAGGACGTACTGTTCGACCGGCGACCCGACGCCACCGACCGGCTGGTCTCCTTCGCCGGCACGGTATCCGGCTCCGGCACGAAACGCGCCGTGGACTTGTCCTGGCGCGACGCGCCGGTCGCCGCCCGGCTGTCGCACGCTCTGGTCCACGGCATCGTCGACTTCATCGAGTCCGACACCGAGGAGGCCCGCCAACAGGCGGCCCGGCCGCTCGACGTGATCGAGGGGCCGTTGATGGACGGTATGAAGGTCGTCGGCGACCTGTTCGGCTCCGGCAAGATGTTCCTGCCGCAGGTGGTCAAGAGCGCCCGGGTGATGAAGCGGTCGGTCGCCTACCTGGAGCCGTACCTGGAGGCGGAGAAGGAGCAGGCCCGCCAGGACGCCACCGCCGCCGGCACCGAGTTCGACCCCAGCGGTGAGCGCGGGCCGGGCACGGTGGTGCTGGCCACCGTCAAGGGCGACGTGCACGACATCGGCAAGAACATCGTCGGGGTGGTGCTGGGCTGCAACAACTATCGGGTGATCGACCTCGGGGTGATGGTGCCGGCCGCGAAGATCCTGGACACCGCGATCGCCGAGAACGCCGATGCGATCGGGCTGTCCGGGCTGATCACCCCGTCGCTGGACGAGATGGTCACCGTCGCCGGTGAGATGCAGCGCCGAGGGCTGAAGCTGCCGCTGCTGATCGGCGGGGCCACCACGTCCCGTCAGCACACGGCGGTCCGCATCGCGCCGGCCTACGAGGGCGTCACCGTGCACGTCCTCGACGCTTCCCGGGTCGTCGGGGTGGTCTCCGACCTGCTCAGCGCCGACCGGGCGGAGCAGTTCGACACGGACAACCGGGCCGAGCAGGAGCGGCTGCGCGAGCAGCACACCAACCGGCGCCAGCCGCTGCTCACGCTGGCCCAGGCAAGGGCCAACCGGGAGACGGTCTCCTTCACCGACCTGCCGGTGCCGGCGTTCACCGGGGTGCGCTACGTCGAGCCCACCCTCGACGAGCTCCGGCCGATGATCGACTGGCAGTTCCTCTTCCTGGCCTGGGAGCTCAAGGGCAAGTACCCGGCGATCCTGGAGCAGCCGGTGGCCCGGGAGTTGTTCGACGACGCCAACACGATGCTCGATCAGATCATCGCCGACGGCTCGTTGCGGGCGCACGGCGCGTACGGGTTCTGGCCGGCCCACTCCGACGGTGACGACCTGGTGCTCGCCGCCGACTCCGGCCAGTCGGTACGGCTGCCGATGCTGCGCCAGCAGACCACCAAGCCGGCCGGCAGGCCCAACCGGTGCCTCGCCGACTACGTGGCGCCGGCCGGTGACCATCTCGGCGGCTTCGCGGTCGCCGTACACGGCGCGGAGGAGCTGGCCGCCGGTTACGAGGCCGCCCAGGACGACTACCGGGCGATCATGGTGAAGGCGCTGGCCGACCGGTTGGCCGAGGCGTTCGCCGAACACCTGCACCTGCGGGCCCGGCGGGACTGGTACGAGCCGGACGCCGACCCGGACGTGGCGGATCTGCACGCCGAACGGTTCCGGGGCATCCGCCCGGCGCTCGGTTACCCGGCCAGCCCCGACCACAGCGAGAAGTGGCAGCTGTTCGACCTGTTGGACGCCGGTCGGGCCGGGATCGCGTTGACCGAGTCGGGGGCGATGACCCCGGCGGCGGCCGTCAGCGGGCTGCTGTTCGCCCACCCGGCGTCGCGCTACTTCACGGTAGGACGCATCGGCCGGGACCAGGCCGAGGACTACGCCACCCGGCGGGGTGTGCCGCTGGCCGAGGTGGAGCGCTGGTTGCGACCGAATCTCGGGTACGAGACCGACTGA